A window of uncultured Litoreibacter sp. contains these coding sequences:
- a CDS encoding aldehyde dehydrogenase family protein, with protein MTVKEKFETMEYGPAPESASEALTWLTDRGGIAGHYIGGKWGPLRDDFDSNNPATGEKLAGVTQATAEDVEAAVKAARKAQPAWAKDGERRARVLYAIARGLQKNSRLLAVMESLDNGKPIRESRDIDVPLAIRHFYHHAGFAQLMDGELPDREALGVCGQIIPWNFPLLMLAWKIAPALAMGNTVVLKPAEYTSLSAMVFAEICAAAGVPDGVVNIVTGDGRVGEMIVASDVDKVAFTGSTAVGRKIREATAGSGKALSLELGGKSPYIVFDDADLDSAVEGLVDAIWFNQGQVCCAGSRLLVQEGIADRFYAKLKTRMQGLRIGDPLDKCIDVGAIVDPVQLAAIKGMVEGNPEGETFQTEAPDGCFYPPTLITGLHSASPLMQEEIFGPVLVSATFRTPAEAVQIANDTRYGLAATVWSENINLALDIAPKLAAGIVWINGTNMMDAAAGFGGVRESGFGREGGWEGLAGYTRAKAQDKPAKPVTAFTGDGTPSDGVDRTAKLYIGGKQARPDGGYSRMVYGPKGHALGEVSLANRKDLRNAVEAAHSAKAWSKTTGHLRAQILYYLAENLATRADEFEARLKALTGKNGAKEVETAISTLFTYAAWADKYDGQVHGVPIRGVALAMKEPVGVIAALCPDDAPLAGLIGTLAPAIAMGNRVILAASEPFPLAATDFIQVLETSDMPAGVANILTGSHAELAPHMAAHMDVDAMWSFSSTDLAQIIEAKSTSNLKRTLIAPQIPDSKDMLAAATEVKNIWIPYGE; from the coding sequence ATGACTGTCAAAGAAAAATTCGAGACGATGGAGTATGGCCCCGCCCCCGAAAGCGCGTCTGAGGCGCTGACATGGCTGACTGATCGCGGCGGCATTGCCGGGCATTACATTGGCGGCAAATGGGGACCGTTGCGCGACGATTTCGACAGCAACAACCCCGCCACGGGAGAGAAGCTGGCGGGTGTGACGCAGGCGACGGCCGAAGACGTTGAAGCGGCGGTCAAAGCCGCCCGAAAGGCGCAGCCCGCATGGGCCAAAGACGGCGAACGCCGCGCCCGCGTGCTTTACGCCATTGCACGTGGATTGCAAAAGAACAGCCGCCTTCTGGCGGTTATGGAAAGCCTCGATAACGGCAAACCGATCCGGGAGAGCCGCGACATCGACGTGCCTCTGGCAATCCGCCATTTCTACCACCACGCAGGCTTTGCCCAGCTGATGGACGGCGAGCTGCCCGACCGCGAAGCGCTTGGCGTCTGCGGCCAAATCATCCCGTGGAACTTCCCGCTGCTGATGCTGGCCTGGAAAATCGCGCCAGCGCTGGCGATGGGCAACACGGTGGTGCTGAAACCCGCCGAATACACATCCCTGTCGGCCATGGTTTTCGCCGAGATTTGCGCGGCAGCCGGCGTGCCGGACGGCGTCGTCAACATCGTCACCGGCGACGGCCGCGTGGGCGAAATGATCGTGGCAAGCGACGTGGACAAGGTGGCCTTCACCGGCTCCACCGCCGTTGGGCGCAAAATTCGGGAGGCCACAGCAGGCTCCGGCAAGGCGCTCAGTTTGGAATTGGGCGGCAAATCCCCCTACATCGTTTTCGACGACGCAGATTTGGACAGCGCCGTCGAAGGGCTGGTCGACGCCATCTGGTTCAACCAGGGCCAAGTCTGCTGCGCAGGCTCGCGGCTGCTGGTCCAGGAAGGCATCGCGGACCGCTTCTACGCCAAGCTTAAAACCCGCATGCAAGGCCTGCGCATCGGCGACCCGTTGGACAAATGCATCGACGTGGGCGCGATTGTGGACCCTGTGCAATTGGCTGCGATCAAGGGCATGGTAGAGGGCAACCCCGAAGGCGAGACCTTCCAAACAGAGGCGCCCGACGGCTGCTTCTACCCGCCGACATTGATCACCGGATTGCACAGCGCATCGCCCCTGATGCAGGAGGAAATCTTCGGGCCCGTGCTGGTCTCCGCCACCTTCCGCACCCCTGCGGAGGCCGTGCAAATCGCCAATGACACCCGCTACGGGCTGGCCGCGACGGTGTGGAGCGAGAACATCAACCTGGCGTTGGACATCGCGCCCAAGCTGGCGGCAGGCATCGTCTGGATCAACGGCACCAACATGATGGACGCGGCCGCAGGCTTTGGCGGGGTCCGCGAAAGCGGCTTCGGGCGCGAAGGCGGCTGGGAAGGGTTGGCGGGCTACACCCGCGCGAAGGCGCAGGACAAGCCGGCAAAACCGGTTACAGCCTTCACCGGCGACGGCACCCCCAGCGATGGCGTAGATCGCACCGCCAAGCTCTATATCGGTGGCAAGCAGGCGCGTCCTGATGGCGGTTATTCCCGGATGGTCTACGGGCCGAAGGGCCATGCGCTGGGCGAGGTCAGCCTCGCCAACCGCAAGGACCTGCGCAATGCGGTTGAGGCTGCGCATTCCGCCAAAGCGTGGTCCAAGACCACCGGCCACCTGCGCGCGCAAATCCTATACTACCTAGCCGAGAACCTCGCCACCCGCGCGGATGAGTTTGAGGCGCGACTAAAGGCCCTGACCGGCAAGAACGGCGCAAAAGAGGTCGAAACCGCGATCTCCACCCTATTCACTTACGCCGCTTGGGCCGACAAATACGATGGGCAAGTGCACGGTGTCCCAATTCGCGGTGTCGCTTTGGCGATGAAGGAACCGGTCGGCGTGATCGCGGCGCTTTGCCCCGACGATGCACCGCTCGCAGGCCTGATCGGTACGCTCGCCCCGGCTATCGCCATGGGCAACCGCGTGATCCTCGCCGCCTCCGAGCCCTTCCCGCTGGCCGCGACCGATTTTATCCAAGTGCTGGAAACCTCCGACATGCCCGCCGGCGTGGCCAACATCCTCACCGGCAGCCACGCGGAGCTTGCACCGCATATGGCCGCGCATATGGACGTGGATGCAATGTGGAGTTTTTCCTCAACTGACCTCGCACAAATCATCGAGGCCAAGTCCACCAGCAACCTCAAACGAACGCTGATTGCTCCGCAGATCCCGGATAGCAAAGACATGCTGGCGGCGGCCACTGAGGTCAAAAACATCTGGATCCCCTACGGCGAATAA
- the rpe gene encoding ribulose-phosphate 3-epimerase — protein sequence MTFDRSVKIAPSILSADFANFGLECEAIEAQGADWVHVDVMDGHFVPNITFGPATCKAIRPHIKTVMDVHLMIAPVDPYIAAFAEAGADVITAHVEAGPHIHRTLQAIRGAGAKAGLALNPGTDLDSVDYLLDMVDLVCIMTVNPGFGGQKFIHSQVEKVRKLRAMIGDRPIHIEIDGGVTPETAPLVVEAGADVLVAGSAVFKGGSVSNPAPYGDNIKAIRAAAS from the coding sequence ATGACTTTCGACCGCTCCGTCAAAATCGCGCCGTCCATCCTGTCGGCGGACTTCGCCAATTTCGGGCTGGAATGCGAGGCCATAGAGGCGCAAGGCGCGGACTGGGTGCATGTCGATGTGATGGACGGCCATTTTGTGCCCAACATCACCTTCGGGCCCGCCACCTGCAAGGCCATCCGCCCGCATATCAAGACGGTGATGGACGTGCATCTGATGATTGCCCCCGTCGATCCCTATATCGCGGCGTTTGCCGAAGCCGGCGCCGACGTCATAACCGCCCATGTCGAGGCCGGCCCCCACATTCACCGCACCCTGCAAGCCATTCGCGGGGCAGGGGCCAAAGCGGGGCTGGCGCTGAACCCCGGCACGGATCTCGATAGCGTGGACTACCTGCTCGATATGGTCGATCTGGTTTGCATTATGACCGTGAACCCCGGCTTTGGTGGGCAGAAATTCATCCATAGCCAAGTTGAAAAGGTCCGCAAGCTGCGCGCCATGATCGGGGATCGCCCCATCCACATCGAAATCGACGGCGGCGTTACACCTGAAACGGCACCTCTGGTGGTGGAGGCTGGGGCAGATGTGCTTGTCGCAGGCTCCGCCGTGTTCAAAGGCGGCAGCGTGTCGAACCCCGCGCCTTACGGCGACAACATCAAAGCGATCCGCGCCGCTGCCAGCTAG
- the deoC gene encoding deoxyribose-phosphate aldolase, whose product MTDTVTNIQTAQLPQVHLARNPGMALDLDWVARVQANTSAIERRAKTLPGRRSVKKEFQAAWLLKAVTCIDLTTLSGDDTAGRVRRLCAKARQPVRADIMDRLGMDGLTTGAVCVYHDMIPTAVSALHGSGIPVAAVSTGFPAGLSPFHLRVAEIEESVQLGAREIDIVISRRHVLTQNWQALYDEMKEFRAACGDAHVKAILATGELGSLRNVARASLICMMAGADFIKTSTGKESVNATLPVSLVMIRAIRDYFDATGYYVGYKPAGGISKAKDAITYLALMKDELGDRWLQPDLFRFGASSLLNDIERQLEHHVTGAYSASYRHPMG is encoded by the coding sequence ATGACAGACACGGTTACGAACATCCAAACCGCGCAGCTGCCGCAAGTGCATCTGGCGCGCAACCCCGGCATGGCGCTGGACCTTGATTGGGTCGCGCGGGTGCAGGCAAACACCTCGGCGATCGAGCGGCGGGCGAAGACCCTGCCGGGCCGGCGGTCGGTGAAAAAGGAGTTTCAGGCGGCCTGGCTGCTGAAGGCCGTGACCTGCATTGATTTGACCACCTTGTCGGGCGACGACACGGCGGGCCGGGTGCGCCGCTTGTGCGCCAAAGCGCGCCAACCAGTTCGGGCCGACATCATGGACCGGCTTGGCATGGACGGGCTGACCACCGGCGCGGTCTGCGTCTATCACGACATGATCCCCACTGCGGTTTCAGCCTTGCACGGCTCGGGCATTCCAGTGGCGGCTGTGTCGACCGGCTTCCCTGCGGGCTTGTCGCCGTTCCATCTGCGCGTCGCCGAGATTGAGGAAAGCGTGCAACTGGGCGCGCGCGAGATCGACATCGTCATCTCCCGCCGCCACGTCCTGACGCAAAACTGGCAGGCGCTTTATGACGAGATGAAAGAGTTCCGCGCCGCCTGCGGAGACGCCCATGTGAAGGCCATTCTGGCCACAGGCGAGCTGGGGTCGTTGCGCAATGTGGCCCGCGCCTCGCTGATTTGCATGATGGCGGGGGCGGATTTCATCAAGACCTCCACCGGCAAGGAAAGCGTGAACGCGACGCTGCCCGTTTCGCTGGTGATGATCCGCGCCATCCGCGACTATTTCGACGCGACGGGCTACTATGTGGGCTACAAACCGGCGGGCGGCATTTCCAAGGCCAAGGACGCGATCACCTATCTGGCGCTGATGAAAGACGAGCTGGGCGACCGTTGGCTACAGCCCGACCTCTTCCGCTTCGGAGCCTCGTCGCTACTGAACGATATCGAGCGGCAGTTGGAGCACCACGTGACGGGCGCCTACTCCGCCTCTTACCGCCATCCGATGGGATAA